Within Thermus hydrothermalis, the genomic segment CGCTTTCTCTGGTTCCCCACGGTGGACGCGGCCAACGAGGCCCGCGAGGTGGCAAGGCTTTCCCTGGAGAAGAAGCCCCAGTGGGCGAGGCTTCAGGAAGCTTTCCGAGAGGCGGGGCTTCTGCCAGCGCCCATAGGGGTCTTGGACGCCAACGGGAAGCTCAGGCCCGAGGCCCGAGCGGTCCTCGAGGTGGCCGCCCGCCACCGGATGGTGGTGGCCACGGGCCATCTCTCGCGGGATGAGATCTTGAAGGTCGTGGAAGCAGCTTTGGAGGAAGGGGTATCCCACGTGGTGGTCACCCACCCCGACTACCCCACCCAAGGCCTCCCCTTAAGCGACCAGCGGTACCTGGCCTCCCAAGGGGTGTATTTGGAACGGTGCTTTACGCCCTCCCATACAGGCAAGGTGCCTTGGGAAAAGCTCTTTCGCGCTATCCGGGAGGCAGGGGTGGAACGGAGCTTTCTCTCCACGGACCTCGGCCAACCGGCCAACCCTCCCGTGGAGGAGGGGCTTGCCCTCTTTGCCGACCGGCTCCTGCAGGCCGGGTTTAGCGAGGAGGAAGTGCGGCATATGGCGGTGACCGTGCCCACAGAACTGGCGAAAGGAGGAAAGGGGTGAAGCGCCTACTGGTGGTGAGCGCCCACGCGGCGGACTTCGTGTGGCGGGCCGGTGGGGCCATCGCCCTCACCGTGGCCCAAGGGGGTAAGGCCCTGGTGGTGGCCCTGAGCTACGGGGAGCGGGGGGAGTCGGGGGAGCTTTGGAAGGAGCCGGGACAGACCCTGGAGCGGGTGAAGGCCATCCGCCAGGAGGAGGCGAGCCGGGCGGCGGCCATTCTGGGGGCCGAGTTTTTGCCCTTGGACCTCGGGGACTACCCCTTACGGGTGGACGAGAAGGCCCTGGAGCGCCTCTTGGGGATCCTGGTGGACTTCGCCCCGGACGTGCTCATGACGCACACCCCCAAAGATCCCTTCAACCCCGACCACCCGGTGGCCTACGAGGCCACGGAACTCGCGCGGCAATTGGCCTCGGGGGCGGGGGTAGCGAGCGCCTTCAAGACCATCCGTCCTCCCGAGTTCCTCCTTTTTGAGCCCCACCAGCCCGAGCTCTGCGGCTTCGTGCCCAACCTCTTCCTGGACATCACCTCGGTGTGGGAGAAGAAGCTTAAGGCCATGGAGGTCTTTGCCTCCCAGGCCTACCTGCGGCGCTACTACGCCGAGCGGGCGGAGCACCGGGCCAACCACGCCCGGCGCATCTCGGGCCTGAAGGATATAGAGAAGGCGGAAGCCTTCCAGCGGGTTTTGCCGCAGGTGGTGCGAAGCCTTTAGGAGGGCAGCATGCTTGCGCCCGAAGAGGTGAAGGAGCTTGCCGAGCTGGGTAGCGCCACGGTCTACGAGGCTTCAGGGCGGGAGGGGCTGGTTCCTCTTACCTTCCTGCGCCTTCCCCCGGGAGCCAAGGCGGCGGGCCCCGCCTTTCCCGTGCTCTGCGCCCCGGGGGACAACCTGGGGGCTCATGCCGCCATGGCCGCCCTAAAGCCAGGGGAGGTCCTGGTCCTGGCCCAAGCGGAGGCCGAGCCCGTGGCCCTGGTGGGGGAGCTCCTGGCCACCCAGGCCAAGGCCCAAGGGGCGGCGGCCCTCCTGGTGGACGGGGCGGTGCGGGATGCCGATGAGCTTGCGGCCTTGGGCCTTCCGGTTTGGGCCCGGTGGGTGAGCCCCAAGGGGGCGAAGCGGGAAGCCCTTTTGGGCCTCGGGGTTCCTGTCCTCCTGGGGGGCGTGGAGGTGCGGCTTGGGGACTACCTGGTCCTGGACGGGGACGGGGTGGTGGTGGTGCGCCGGGAGCGGGCCCAAGAAGTATTGCAAAAGGCCCGCGAACGGGCGGAGCGGGAGGCGCGCTTGCGGGAGCGGTTTGCCCGGGGAGAGCTCTCCTTGGACCTCTACGGCCTAAGGGAACGGGTGGCAAGGCACCTGGAGGAAGCGGCGCGGCTCCGGGAGGGGAACCGTGGCTAGGCTTCAGGTGGCGGTATTGGGGCTTGGGGAAGCGGGTTCGGCCATCGCCCAGGACCTCGTCCAAGCGGGGGCCCGGGTGGTGGGCTACGACCCCATCCCGGAGAAAAACGTGCCCGGTATCCACCGGGCCCAAAGCGAAAGGGAGGCGGCCTATGGGGCCCAGGTGGTCCTTTCCGTGAACTGGGCCCGGGTAGCCCTGGAGGTGGCCCAGAAAGTGGCCCCGGCCCTTAGCCCAGGCGTGGTCTACGCCGACCTGAACACCGCATCCCCCAAACTGAAGCGTGCCCTCGCCGAGGCCCTTTCTGGGACGGGCGCCCTTTTCGCCGACGTGGCCCTCATGAGCCCGGTGCCGGGGAAAGGCCTGAGGACGCCCTCCCTGGCCTCCGGGCCCGGGGCTAGGGCTTACCGGGAGCGCCTGACGCCCCTGGGGGCCGTGGTGGAGGTGGTGGGCGAGGCCCCGGGGGATGCGGCTACAAGGAAGCTTCTGCGGAGCGTCTTCTTCAAGGGGATGGCAGCGGCGGTGATGGAGGCCCTGGAGGCGGCGAGGCGCCTGGGCCTGGAAGCGGAGCTCAAGGCCAACATCGCCCAAACCCTAAAGGAAGCGGACGAAGCCTTGGTGGAGCGTTTGGTGGAGGGGAGCCTGCGCCATGCCGGGAGGCGGTACGAGGAGATGCTGGCAGCGGCGGAGCTTCTAGAGGAGGTGGGCGTTAAACCCCGGGTAGCCCGGGCTACTGCGGAGCAACTCAGGGCGTGGATGGAGTTGGGGTAGCCGGCGTGGGGAGGGGGTGGGCAGGCGTGCGGGGAATGGGGCCTGTTATTCCTGGATTTAGGGCCTTCGGGCCTGATATGCCCTATTTCGCGAAAGGTACATTTCGCGCATGTATAATACCCCCGTGGACCCCAGCGCGCCTGCCCACGTTCTTTGGAAAACCCTCGGCATTAAAAGCCCCGATAATGCCCTTATCCCCCTCATCCCCTATGCGGAGTACCTCCTCCTGGAAAGGGGCTACTCCCCCCGGGGGGTCCGCCGGTACCTCCAGGACCTCGCCTTCTGGTTCCGCTTCCTCGAGGCCCAAGACCTTCCCCCAGGCCCCGAGGCGGTGCGGGCCCTTTTGCTCGCCGAGCGCTGGTCCCCGAGGCGGGTCCAGGGGTTCCTCGCCGCCCTAAGGAGCTACTACCGGTACCTGGCCCAGGTGCGGGGCGAGGCGGCGGAAGACCCCACGGAGGGCATCGGCCGGCCCAAAGCGGGCCGCAGGCTTCCCCTGCACCCGAACCCCGAGGAGCTCAAGCGCTTCCTCGAGGCCTTCTCCGAGGAAAAGGAAGCGAAGCTCCTCACCGCTTTGGTCCGCTTCCTCTACGGCACGGGCCTGCGCATCTCCGAGGCGCTTTCCCTTAAGGGGCGGAACGTCGTCCTGGAAAAGGGCCTGCCCGCGGCGGTGCGGGTGGTGGGCAAGGGCAACAAGGAAAGGCTCGTGCCCCTTTCCAAGACGGCCCGGGAAGCCCTCCTGGAGCTGGGCCTTCCCCAAGGGAATGTTCCTATTTTCACGTTCACCCAAGGCCGCAGGCGGGGCCGCACCCCTTCCGCCCGCTGGGTGGAGGCCAAGTTCCGGGAAGCCGCCCTTAGGGCGGGCCTGGACCCCCGGCGCTTCACCCCCCACAAGCTCCGGCACGCCTACGCCACCTTGCTGGTGGAGGTGGGGGTGGAGCTGGACGCCGTGAAGGACCTCCTGGGCCACGAGTCCATCGCCACCACCCAGATCTACCTCCACGCCTCCCGCGAGAGGCTCAAGGAGGCGGCCCAGAAGCTCCCCGAGCTCTAAAGGGCCGTGGCCCCGCCGTCCACGGGCAGGACCACCCCCGTGATGTAGTCCGAGGCTGGGCTGGCCAGGAAGAGCACCGCCCCCCCAAGCTCCCCGGGCTTTCCCGCCCGGCCCAGGGGCAAGGTGGCCTTGAGAAGGGGCTCGGCCCGGGGCAAGACCTTTTCCGTCATGCGCGTGGGGAAAAACCCGGGGGCCAGGGCGTTCACCCGGATGCCCCACCGCCCCCACTTCACCGCCAGGTCCCGGGTGAGGGCCACAAGCCCTCCCTTGGAGGCGGAGTAGCCCACGGCGTCCAAGACCTCGGGGTACTCCCCCTTAAGCCCGGCCACGGAGGCGATGTGGACGATCTTGCCGTAGCCCCTCTCCTTCATGCGCTTGGCGGCGGCCCGGCTCGCCAGAAAGGCCCCCACCAGGTTCACCTCCAGGACCTCCCGCACCTTCTCCACGGGCATCTCCAGGGAAGGCGCCCCCCAGCTGATACCGGCGGCGTTCACCAGGATGGTGAGGGGGCCAAGCTCCCCTTCCACCTGGTCGCAGATCGCCTCTAGGCGGGCCTCGTCCCGCACGTCCCCCTCCAGGTAGAGGGCGTCCTCCCCGAGATGCTTGCGGGCCTCCTCAAAAAAGCTCGCCCGCCGGGCCATCACCGCCACCTTAGCCCCCGCTTCCTTAAGGGCCAGGGCCGCCTCGAGGCCAAGCCCCCTAGAACCCCCCGTGACCAAAGCCGCCTTGCCATCCAGTCGGAACTTCTCCAGGAACATCAGGCACCCCCGTAGTAGCCCTTGTACCGTTCCCTAAGCGCCCGCTTCAGGAACTTCCCGGCGCTCGTGCGCGGGATCTCCTCCACGAAGACGTAGGCGTCGGGGAGTTGCCACTTGGCAAAGCCCGCCTGGAGGAGGTGGGCGTTGAGCTCCTCCGGGCTTGGGGCCTCCCCCCGCGGCACCACCACCGCCAGGGGCCTTTCCTGCCATTTGGGATGGGGAATGGCCACCACCGCCGCCTCCTTCACCTTGGGGTGGCCCATGAGGGCGTTTTCCAGGTCCACGCTGGAGATCCACTCCCCACCCGACTTGATGAGGTCCTTGAGCCGGTCCTTGATCTCCACGTAGCCCTCCTCGTCCCACACGGCCATGTCCCCCGTGCGGAACCACCCGTCCGGGGTGAGGGCCCTCTGGCTCGCCTCCTCGTTTTGGTAGTAGCCCCGGGTGATCCAGGGGCCCTTGAGCTGGATCTCCCCCATGTGCTTCCCGTCCTGCGGCACGGGGCGGCCCTCCTCGTCCGCCACCCGGAGGCGCACCAGGGGGATGGGAAGGCCGGTCTTGGCCTTGAGGGTGAGCTTCTCCTCCTCGGGGAGGCCTTCCAGGTGGCTCTTGATGAAGTTCTGCACCACCACCGGGGAGGTTTCCGTGAGGCCGTAGCCCTGGCGCACCTCTATCCCCATCCGCTCAAAGCGGGCGATGAGGCTCCTGGGGGCGGCGCTTCCCCCCACCACCAGGCGCCTTAGGGTCTTCAGGCGGTGGCCGGTAGTCTCCAGGTGGTCCGCCAGGGCGAGCCAGACCGTGGGCACCCCGGCGGTGAAGGTGACCCCTTCCCCGTCAAAGAGCTCCACCAGGGAGGCGGGGTCTAGCCTGGGCCCGGGCAGGACCTGCTTGGCCCCCACCAGGGTGGCGGCGTAAGGGAGGCACCAGGCGTTCACGTGGAACATGGGCACCACGGGGAGGACCACGTCCTTTTCCGATAGGGCCGTGCCGTCAAAGAGGCTTGCCGCCAAGGAGTGGAGGACCAGGGCCCGGTGGCTATACACCACCCCCTTGGGCAACCCCGTGGTCCCCGTGGTGTAGGCCATGCCGCAGGCGGCCCTTTCGGGCACCCGGTGGGGCTCCGCCTCCTCGCCCAGGACCGCCTCGTAGGCCAGGTACCCCTCGGGGGCCTTCTCGTCCATGACCACGAAGTGCTCCACGGTCCTGAGCTCCGGGCGCAGGGCCTCCACCAAGGGGAGGAGGTTCGGGTCAAAGAGGAGGACCTTGTCCTCGGCGTGGTTCAGGATGTAGGCGATCTCCTTGGGGCTTAGGCGGGGGTTGGCGGTGTGGAGCACGGCCCCCATGCCGGGCACGGCGAAGTAGGCCTCGAGGTGGCGGAAGTGGTTGAAGCCCAAGGTGGCCACCCGGTCCCCCTCCCCTACCCCAAGCGCCCTAAGCCCCCCCATGAGCCGCTTCGCCCGCCGGTAGACCTCGGCGTAGGTGGTGCGGTGGACCTCCCCGGTGTGGAGGCGGGAAACCACCTCCTTTTTCCCAAAAAGCGCCGCCGCCCTTTCCAGGAAGTCCCAAAGGTTGAGCTCCTCGTCCATCATGGTGCTCGGGAACATGGCTATCCCCCTTTCGTTTAGACCCAGTATAACCCTAGCCCACCCGGTAGAAGACCCCCTTGGCGAAGGCCACCCGCTTCCCCTCCAAAAGCACCTCCCCGGCGGCGTGGAGAAGGTGCCGGCCGGGGTGGATTACCCACCCCCGGGCGACGAGCACCCCTTCCCGCACGGGGCGGAGGTAGCTTACGGAAAGCTCCGCCGTGACCACCTTAACCCCCAGGCTTTCCACCGCCTGGCCTAGGGCGCTATCCAAAAGGGCGGCGAGGATGCCGCCGTGAACCAAGCCTTGGCCCTGCAAGAACTCTTCCCGCACCCGTAGGCGAAGCTCCGCCTCGCCCGCTTCCTTCCGCAGGACCTCCGCCTGGAAAAAGCGGGCAAAGGGGCTCAAGCGGGCCTCCGCCGCACCATGGTCACGAACTCGCCCTCCTGCACCACCTCGTTCCGCTGGTTGTAGACCCGCACCCGTTGCACCAGGATGCCCCGGTCGGGCTTGGAGGTTTCCCGCTTCTCCAGGATTTCGCTTTCCCCCCGCACCGTGTCCCCGATGAAGACGGGCTTCAGGAAGCGGTAGTTCCGGATCTCCAGCCAGGCGATGATGGTCCCCTCAAAGTGGCCCGCCCGCTGGCGAAGCCCCGTGAGCATGGAAAGCACCAGAAGCCCGTGGGCGATGCGCTGGCCAAAGGGGGTTTCCTTGGCGAACTCCGCGTCGGTGTGGATGGGATTATAGTCGCCGGAAACCCCGGCAAAGTTCACCACGTCCGCCTCCGTCACCGTGCGGGCTGGGGTGGAAAACCTTTGGCCGACCTCAAAGTCCTCAAAGTACATGGGCATCCTCCTCACCTCCTTTGCGCCAACGGGGCGTAAGCCCCGGGGCCCACGATGGAGCGGCCTCCGTCCACGTAAATCGCCTGGCCGGTAAGGTAGCTCGCCTCCTCGGAGAGGAGAAAGAGGGCTGCGCGGGCCACCTCCTCGGGATGGCCCGCCCGCCCAAGGGGAGTGGCCTCCACCTCCCTCCGCCAGGCCCACTCGGGAAGCCCCGCGGTCATCCGGGTGGCGATGAGCCCGGGGAGCAGGACGTTCACCCGGATCCCCTTCCGGGCAAGCTCCAAGGCCAAGGTGCGGGCAAGGCCCACCACGGCCATCTTGCTGGCAGCGTAGTGGGCAAGGCCCAAGGCACCCAAAGCGGCCACGGAGCTTGTGAGGACAAGGCTTCCCCCTTCCATGACCTCCCCTGCCTTCCGGGCTACCAGGAAGCTCCCCGTAAGGTTCACCCGGAGCACCCGCTCCCACTCCCCTAGGGGGAGCTTCCAGGAGAGGGCGCTATCGGCTATCCCCGCAAAGTGCGCCACCCCGTGGAGCACCCCAAATTCCTCCAAGGCCTCCCGGAAGGCCTCCTCCACGCCTTCCGGGGTACTCACGTCCGCCACCACGGCCACCGCCTCTGCTTCCAGGGGGGCCACGGCCTCTGCCAGGGCTCCCTCCTCCACGTCCACTGCCAGGAGCCTTGCTCCCTCCCGGGCAAATAGGTCAAGGGCCGCTCGACCGATGCCGTGGGCAGCTCCGGTCACGTGGATGGTCTTTCCTGAAAGCCTTCCCATCAGCGCAGGCTGGCGTAGACGGCGTTTCGGAAAAGCCCAGCGTAGTAGGTGCGGCCTCCGGGGTTTTGCATCATGAAAACGCCGATGAGGCGTTCCCTCGGGTCCACGAAGAAGTAGGTGCCGAAAAGCCCCGCCCAGAAGTAGTCCCCCTTGGAGCCGGGCAGGGGGCTTCCCCCGTCCTCGAGGCGCACCGCCACCCCAAGGCCGAAGCCGTACCCGAAGCCCGGAAGGTAAGGAGCCCCCCGCTCCAGGGAGCGGAGGTAGAGGGGACCCAGGTGGTCCTGGGTGAGGAGCTCCACCCCCTTGCGGGAGAGGATACGGCGCCCTTCCAGCTCCCCACCGTTTAGGAGAGCCTGCAGGAAGCGGTAGTAGTCCTGGGCGGTGGCCACCGCGCCTGCTCCTCCCGAGTAACGCCTGGGGGCGTCCCGCACGTTGAGGGGAGGCGGGGTGGGGGTTCTCGTGAAGGGATCCTCTCCAAAGGGTTCGGCGATCCGGCCCCACTTCTCCCGGGGCACCTGGAAGCCGGTATCCGCCATGCCCAAGGGCCGGAAGATGCGCTCCTCCATGAGCGCGCCGAGGCTTTGGCCCGTGACCCGCTCCAGGAGGTGGCCAAGGAGGTCCGTGGAGTTGCCGTACTCCCAAAGGGTGCCGGGCTGGACCTGGAGGGGGAGGCGGGACAGCTTGGCCAGAAACTCCTCCCGCGTCTGGTCTAGGGCATCCGCGTTCACCTTGCGGTACTCCTGCTTCACCAAGGAGTCAAAGAAGATGCCGTAGGTGATGCCCGAGGTATGGCGCAGGAGATCGTACAGGGTGATGGGCCTTTGGGCCGGCACGAGCTCCAGGACAGGCTTGCCATCCGGGCCCACCCGCTCCACCCCCACCCGCACCTCCCGGAACTCGGGGAGGTAAAGGGCGATGGGATCCGTAAGGAAAAGGCGCCCCTCCTCCACGAGCTGAAGGGCGAGGACCGAGGTCAGGGGCTTGGTCATGGAGTAGATGCGGAAGATGGCCTCCTTGGCCATGGGGGTCCGGGCCTTGGGGTCCAGGTAACCCACCGCTTCGTGGAAGACCACCTGGCCGTGGCGCGCCACCAGCACCACCGCGCCGGGAAGCCGACCCTGGGCCACCTCCGCCTCGAGGCGGGCCTTGAAGGCCTGGAGAACCCCGAGGTCCACCCCTTCCCGTACCTGGGCCAAGGCGAGGCCCAGGAGGGCTACGCTTAAGAAAACCAACCGCCACAGCCGCATACCGCTCACCCCCGCACATCAAAAGCCTTTATTCCCGTGAGGTGCGCCCCGATGATGAGCTTTTGCACCTCGCTCGTCCCCTCGTAAAGGGTCAGGATGCGGGCGTCCCGGTAGAGCCGCGCCACCTCGTACTCCTCAAAGAAGCCGTAGCCGCCGTGCACCTGGATGGCCCGGTAGGCCACCCGGTTGGCGGCCTCAGAGGCGTAGAGCTTGGCGAGGCTCGCCTCCAGGGTGTAGGGCTCCCCCTTGACTTTTTTCCAGGCCGCCTGGTAGGCGAGGAGCCTCGAGGCCTCCAGGTCCAGCTTCATCTCCGCCAGGTGCTCCTGGACCAGTTGGAAGCTGGCGATGGGCCGGCCGAACTGCCGCCTCTCCTTCACGTAGCTCAGGGAAAGCTCCAGCGCCCGCCGCATGAGCCCCACCGCCCCCGCCGCTAAGGAGATGCGGCCCGTGTCCAGGGTGGAAAGGGCTATCTTAAAGCCCTCGCCTTCCTGGCCCAAGATCCGCTCCTTGGGCACCCGGACCCCGTCCAGGAAGACCACCCCCGTGTCCGCCGCCCTAAGGCCGAGCTTTCCCTTAAGGGGGCTCGTGCGCACCCCGTCCTGCCGCTCCACCAGGAAGCAGGTGATGCCCTTCGCCCCCCTCTCGGGGTCCGTCTTGGCGAAGATGAGGAAGACCTCCGCCACGTTGCCGTGGGAGATGAAGGTCTTCTGGCCCTCCAAAACGTAGTGGTCGCCGTCCCGGTAGGCCCGGGTGCGGAGGCTTGCGGCGTCGGAGCCGGCCTCGGGCTCGGTGAGGCCAAAGGCCCCGAGGACCTCTCCCCGGGCGAGGAGGGGCACGTACCGCTCCTTTTGGTCCTTCGTCCCGTAGGTAAGGAGCGGGGTCAAGACCAGGCTTTGCTGCACGGAGAGGATGGAGCGCAAGGAGGCGTAGCCTCCCATCTCCTCCAAAAGGGCGAGGTAGGCGAAGAAGTCCAGCCCTGCCCCGCCCAGCTCCTCGGGGACGAAAACCCCCAGGAAGCCCAGCTCCCCCATGCGCCGCACCAGGGGCCAGGGGAAGGCCTCCTTCTCCTCGTACTCCTTCAACGCCGGGGCCGCCTCCTCCAGGAAGCGGCGGGCCAAGGCCCTAAGCTCCTTGTGCTCGGGTATCTCCATCCTTCAACCCCCTCAGGATCAGGTCGTGGTAGGCCTGGGCCACCTCCACCGCCCGCATGGGCCCTCCAGGGCGGAACCAGCGGATCATCCAGTTGAGGAGGGAAAGCACCGCCCGGCCCGCCAGGGCCACGTCCACCGGCCGGAAGACCCCCGCCGCTATCCCCCGCTGGAGGATGGCCCTGAGGTTCGCCTCGTGCCGGTCCCTAAGCCGGTTGGTGAGGGCCCGGTTTTCCGGGGAGAGGCTTTTTATGCCCTGGAGCATGGTGACGAAGAAGGGGTAGTTCTCCTCAAAGAAGCGGGCGTGGGCCTCCATAAAGCGGAGGAGGGCCTCTTCCGGGTCCGGGTGGGCCGAGGCCTCCTCCCCCGCCCGCACCAGGCCCTCGAGGGCCTGGAGGCTTATCGCCAAGAGGATCTCCTCCTTGCTCCGGAAGTGGTGGTAGAGGGCCGCCTTGGAAAGCCCTAGGGCTTGGGCCACGTCCTGGACGCTCGTGGCCTCGTAGCCCTTCTCCGTGAAGAGCTTGGCGGCCTCCTGGAGGATGCGGTCTTTCGTGGTGGTCACCATGGCTCACCGACCGGTCGGTAAGTTCCACGATAGTCCCCTCCCCACGCTCCTGTCAAGCCCCGGCCTTGACAAGGGCCAGGCTAAGCCATTAACATGGTAACCAACCGGTCGGTAAATACGGGCGCGTCTTGGTTTTAGGGTATGGGCGCGCTCCACCGGTAGGAGGGAGGACGCTGATGCGGCGTACCTGGGCCAAAGCAAGCCTACTGGCGCTTCTTGCCTTGGGAGGGTCCGCCTTTGCTCAGGTTATTCGCGTGGGCGTGGTGGGACCCATGGCCTTCGTCCAGGGAGAGCACACGTGGTATGGAGCTACCCTGGCGGCGGAGGAGATCAACCGGGAGGGCGGAGTGGTGGTGGGCGGCCGGCCGTTCCGAATTGAGCTCGTTCGCGTGGACACCAACGAGATCACGAGCGTGACGGACGCCGCCACCGCTGTGGAGCGGGCCATCACGGCCCAAAGGGTGGATTTCCTCATCGGGGGCTTCCGCAGCGAGGCCGTCCTGGCCATGAGCGAGGTGGCGGCAGATTACAAGAAGCCCTTTATCATCACGGGTGCTGCCCTGGACGGCATTCTTGCTGGCCGGGTGGACCGCAACTACGAACGATTCAAGTACCTCTTCCGCGTGAGCCCGAACAAGTCCAGCGACCTGGCGCGCACTTCCCTGCTCCTCCTGGGGGAGGTGGTGCAGGCGGTGCGCCAGCAGCTCAACCTGTCCAGGCCCAAGGTGGCCATCCTAGCCGAGCGGGCCGCATGGGCCGATCCCTTGGTAGAAACGGCAAGCCGCCTCATCGCCGCGCCGCCGCCCCAAGGGTATGGGGCCGAGGTGGTGGGGGTCTGGCGGCCCTCGGCCACGGCCACGGACGTGACCCCTGAGCTCACCGCGATCCAACGGGCCCAGGCCCAGGTGATCTACACCGTCCTCTCCGGACCCGTAGGAGTGCCCTTCGGCCGGGACTGGGGCCGGCTCAAGATTCCCGCTGCGCCCGTAGGGATCAACGTGGAGGCTCAGCAGGAAACCTGGCTCCAGGCCACGGACGGGCTTGGGGTCTATGTGGCCACCCTTAACACCTTGGCCCCGGGCGTGGCCATCACGCCCAAGACCCTACCCTTTATCAGCAATTTCCAGAGCCGATTCAAGCGTTTCCCCATCTACACGGCTAGCGGGGCCTACGTGGCCCTCCACATCTTGAAGGAGGCCATTCTCCGGGCAGGGAGCCTGGAGGCCGATGCGGTGGTGAAGGCCCTCGAGGCCACGGACTACGTGGGTCCTTCGGGCAGGATCGTCTTTGACAAGGTCCACGACGTCACGTGGGGCCCTGGGTACACCACGGGCCTTGGAGTCCAGTGGGTGGGCAGCCGGATGCAGGCCTTCTGGCCCCGGGCTTGGCGCGTGGGGGACCGGGTGGTGGGGTATGCGGGCGTGCGGCCCTACCAACTTCCCCCCTGGGTGGTGGAGGCCTGGAGGCGGTAGATGCTCGCCGCCATCCTGGTGAATGGCCTGGTCCTAAGCGGAATCTACGGCATGCTGGCCTTGGGGTTCGCCCTCACCTATGGGGTGGCCCGCATCCTCAACCTGGCCCATACGGCCTTCTACATGGCCGCCTCCTACTTCCTCTTCTTCCTCCTAGGCTATACAGGCTTCCTCCCCGCCGCCCTC encodes:
- a CDS encoding serine hydrolase domain-containing protein, producing the protein MRLWRLVFLSVALLGLALAQVREGVDLGVLQAFKARLEAEVAQGRLPGAVVLVARHGQVVFHEAVGYLDPKARTPMAKEAIFRIYSMTKPLTSVLALQLVEEGRLFLTDPIALYLPEFREVRVGVERVGPDGKPVLELVPAQRPITLYDLLRHTSGITYGIFFDSLVKQEYRKVNADALDQTREEFLAKLSRLPLQVQPGTLWEYGNSTDLLGHLLERVTGQSLGALMEERIFRPLGMADTGFQVPREKWGRIAEPFGEDPFTRTPTPPPLNVRDAPRRYSGGAGAVATAQDYYRFLQALLNGGELEGRRILSRKGVELLTQDHLGPLYLRSLERGAPYLPGFGYGFGLGVAVRLEDGGSPLPGSKGDYFWAGLFGTYFFVDPRERLIGVFMMQNPGGRTYYAGLFRNAVYASLR
- a CDS encoding acyl-CoA dehydrogenase family protein — its product is MEIPEHKELRALARRFLEEAAPALKEYEEKEAFPWPLVRRMGELGFLGVFVPEELGGAGLDFFAYLALLEEMGGYASLRSILSVQQSLVLTPLLTYGTKDQKERYVPLLARGEVLGAFGLTEPEAGSDAASLRTRAYRDGDHYVLEGQKTFISHGNVAEVFLIFAKTDPERGAKGITCFLVERQDGVRTSPLKGKLGLRAADTGVVFLDGVRVPKERILGQEGEGFKIALSTLDTGRISLAAGAVGLMRRALELSLSYVKERRQFGRPIASFQLVQEHLAEMKLDLEASRLLAYQAAWKKVKGEPYTLEASLAKLYASEAANRVAYRAIQVHGGYGFFEEYEVARLYRDARILTLYEGTSEVQKLIIGAHLTGIKAFDVRG
- a CDS encoding TetR/AcrR family transcriptional regulator, encoding MVTTTKDRILQEAAKLFTEKGYEATSVQDVAQALGLSKAALYHHFRSKEEILLAISLQALEGLVRAGEEASAHPDPEEALLRFMEAHARFFEENYPFFVTMLQGIKSLSPENRALTNRLRDRHEANLRAILQRGIAAGVFRPVDVALAGRAVLSLLNWMIRWFRPGGPMRAVEVAQAYHDLILRGLKDGDTRAQGA
- a CDS encoding ABC transporter substrate-binding protein — its product is MRRTWAKASLLALLALGGSAFAQVIRVGVVGPMAFVQGEHTWYGATLAAEEINREGGVVVGGRPFRIELVRVDTNEITSVTDAATAVERAITAQRVDFLIGGFRSEAVLAMSEVAADYKKPFIITGAALDGILAGRVDRNYERFKYLFRVSPNKSSDLARTSLLLLGEVVQAVRQQLNLSRPKVAILAERAAWADPLVETASRLIAAPPPQGYGAEVVGVWRPSATATDVTPELTAIQRAQAQVIYTVLSGPVGVPFGRDWGRLKIPAAPVGINVEAQQETWLQATDGLGVYVATLNTLAPGVAITPKTLPFISNFQSRFKRFPIYTASGAYVALHILKEAILRAGSLEADAVVKALEATDYVGPSGRIVFDKVHDVTWGPGYTTGLGVQWVGSRMQAFWPRAWRVGDRVVGYAGVRPYQLPPWVVEAWRR